A window of bacterium contains these coding sequences:
- a CDS encoding divergent polysaccharide deacetylase family protein: protein MAKKKNNNFMGMILALAAIVAAALVIKYLWSSGVKIPRPGPVSFAREAGGLKAFDEALAGLKDDSLAVRPLTVGPDSGTWYQIAVGKDVSYILLNLRLSRMAGSCGLKTVAAEEDSKKQTLKLSYAFQETLTVNILVKRKRSEIIPPAAKPRMVIVIYNWPPQDTKTAQEFLNCPQAATLIIKASAKNISKTVLAALPLEPKGYPRQDPGPGTILVDDSDLKIKSKMDQALKFYPKAAGFYAVAGSRALEDSRVCSIVLKYCLQKGLIFMEPQPSTRSLAFELAGQLECRYLKPDMVIEAKDSRSSAAGQLGKALSACREKGRYIVLAPASPAFIKALKETAGEKTKKEFDFISVSRIGQ, encoded by the coding sequence ATGGCAAAAAAGAAAAACAACAACTTCATGGGCATGATCCTGGCCCTGGCGGCCATTGTGGCCGCCGCCCTGGTCATAAAATATTTGTGGAGCAGCGGGGTGAAGATCCCCCGGCCCGGCCCGGTCTCCTTTGCCCGGGAGGCCGGAGGGCTTAAGGCCTTTGACGAGGCCCTGGCCGGCTTGAAGGACGACAGCCTGGCGGTCAGGCCGTTGACGGTTGGGCCGGACTCGGGAACCTGGTATCAGATAGCGGTCGGCAAGGATGTTTCCTATATTCTGCTGAACCTGCGCCTGAGCCGGATGGCAGGATCCTGCGGGCTTAAGACCGTGGCGGCCGAAGAGGACAGCAAAAAACAGACGCTTAAGCTGAGCTATGCCTTTCAGGAGACCCTGACGGTAAATATCCTGGTGAAAAGGAAAAGGTCCGAGATCATTCCCCCGGCCGCAAAACCCCGGATGGTGATCGTAATATACAACTGGCCCCCTCAGGATACCAAGACCGCCCAGGAATTCCTGAACTGTCCCCAGGCGGCAACCCTGATAATCAAGGCGTCGGCCAAAAATATCAGCAAAACGGTTCTGGCGGCCCTGCCGCTGGAGCCCAAGGGATACCCCCGCCAGGACCCCGGCCCCGGCACGATCCTGGTGGATGACTCGGATCTTAAGATCAAAAGCAAGATGGACCAGGCTTTAAAGTTTTATCCCAAAGCCGCCGGTTTTTACGCCGTGGCCGGATCCCGGGCGCTGGAGGATTCCCGGGTCTGCAGCATTGTTCTTAAATACTGCCTCCAAAAGGGCCTGATCTTCATGGAACCCCAGCCCTCCACCCGTTCCCTGGCCTTTGAACTGGCCGGCCAGCTGGAATGCCGGTACCTGAAGCCGGATATGGTCATTGAAGCCAAGGATTCCCGTTCTTCCGCCGCTGGGCAATTGGGCAAGGCGCTGAGCGCCTGCCGGGAAAAGGGCCGGTACATTGTCCTGGCCCCGGCCAGCCCGGCCTTCATCAAGGCCCTTAAGGAGACGGCGGGAGAAAAAACGAAAAAGGAGTTTGACTTTATTTCGGTCTCCAGGATCGGCCAATAA